From Canis lupus baileyi chromosome 16, mCanLup2.hap1, whole genome shotgun sequence, a single genomic window includes:
- the PTRH2 gene encoding peptidyl-tRNA hydrolase 2, mitochondrial isoform X1: MRKMLSKSLVMEYLAHPGALSLAAGVACGMCLGWGLRVRFGMIPRSSVSETDTETGSEASILGESGEYKMILVVRNDLKMGKGKVAAQCSHAAVSAYKQIQRRNPELLKQWEYCGQPKVVVKAPDEETLVELLTHAKMLGLTVSLIQDAGRTQIAPGSRTVLGIGPGPADLIDKVTGHLKLY, encoded by the exons ATGAGAAAG atGCTCTCCAAATCCTTGGTGATGGAATATTTGGCTCATCCTGGTGCACTCAGCTTGGCTGCCGGAGTTGCTTGTGGCATGTGCCTGGGCTGGGGCCTCCGTGTACGCTTTGGGATGATCCCCAGAAGCTCGGTCAgcgagacagacacagagactggAAGTGAAGCAAGCATCTTAGGAGAGAGTGGGGAGTATAAAATGATTCTTGTGGTTCGAAATGACTTAAAGATGGGAAAAGGGAAAGTGGCTGCCCAGTGCTCTCATGCTGCTGTTTCTGCCTACAAGCAAATTCAAAGGAGAAACCCTGAGTTGCTCAAACAATGGGAATACTGTGGCCAGCCCAAAGTGGTGGTCAAAGCCCCTGATGAAGAAACCTTGGTTGAATTATTGACCCATGCGAAAATGCTAGGACTGACTGTAAGTTTAATCCAAGATGCTGGACGTACTCAGATTGCACCAGGCTCTAGAACTGTCTTGGGAATTGGGCCAGGACCAGCAGACCTAATTGACAAAGTCACTGGTCACCTAAAACTTTACTAG
- the PTRH2 gene encoding peptidyl-tRNA hydrolase 2, mitochondrial isoform X2, which yields MLSKSLVMEYLAHPGALSLAAGVACGMCLGWGLRVRFGMIPRSSVSETDTETGSEASILGESGEYKMILVVRNDLKMGKGKVAAQCSHAAVSAYKQIQRRNPELLKQWEYCGQPKVVVKAPDEETLVELLTHAKMLGLTVSLIQDAGRTQIAPGSRTVLGIGPGPADLIDKVTGHLKLY from the coding sequence atGCTCTCCAAATCCTTGGTGATGGAATATTTGGCTCATCCTGGTGCACTCAGCTTGGCTGCCGGAGTTGCTTGTGGCATGTGCCTGGGCTGGGGCCTCCGTGTACGCTTTGGGATGATCCCCAGAAGCTCGGTCAgcgagacagacacagagactggAAGTGAAGCAAGCATCTTAGGAGAGAGTGGGGAGTATAAAATGATTCTTGTGGTTCGAAATGACTTAAAGATGGGAAAAGGGAAAGTGGCTGCCCAGTGCTCTCATGCTGCTGTTTCTGCCTACAAGCAAATTCAAAGGAGAAACCCTGAGTTGCTCAAACAATGGGAATACTGTGGCCAGCCCAAAGTGGTGGTCAAAGCCCCTGATGAAGAAACCTTGGTTGAATTATTGACCCATGCGAAAATGCTAGGACTGACTGTAAGTTTAATCCAAGATGCTGGACGTACTCAGATTGCACCAGGCTCTAGAACTGTCTTGGGAATTGGGCCAGGACCAGCAGACCTAATTGACAAAGTCACTGGTCACCTAAAACTTTACTAG